The following coding sequences lie in one Bifidobacterium sp. ESL0690 genomic window:
- a CDS encoding LacI family DNA-binding transcriptional regulator, with amino-acid sequence MKKHYGVTLTDIADELNLSIYTVSRAINGLSGVSKKTRAIVLEAAERHGYIPNANARDLRKGVHHSVTLLTAETSNPYYLDLISGIESVFQDKDESLLIADMAVNGKYSESNETMLLQQVLENRPGGIISTLGLSDASRQQLLDWKVPVVFVDSVPGDGKSDFSYVATDNAAASAMLGEHLAFHHYQRWLLAIYPGVWNSRFVRESGLRAAAKACGAEINVLECPNDQRDACKAYEDFLATSSYHPDVTIAANNPILLGVLKALNHRNLRVPDDMPLVAFDDFAWSDLLSPKITLVAEDSHGIGARSAQLLLDLIESRKEAEDKTGEPAHKQSIHESFEATLKVRESCGCSYHQSDGAK; translated from the coding sequence ATGAAGAAGCATTATGGAGTGACGCTCACCGACATAGCCGATGAACTGAATCTGTCGATATACACGGTTTCCCGTGCTATCAACGGATTGAGCGGTGTGTCGAAAAAGACCCGTGCCATCGTGCTGGAAGCCGCCGAACGCCATGGCTATATCCCCAACGCCAATGCCCGTGATCTGCGCAAAGGCGTGCACCATTCGGTGACCCTGCTGACCGCCGAGACTTCCAATCCTTACTATCTTGACTTGATAAGCGGTATCGAAAGCGTATTCCAAGACAAAGATGAAAGCCTGCTGATCGCTGATATGGCCGTCAACGGCAAATACAGCGAATCCAACGAGACGATGCTCTTGCAGCAGGTTCTCGAGAATCGTCCGGGCGGCATCATTTCCACCCTGGGCTTGAGCGATGCCAGCAGGCAACAGCTTCTGGATTGGAAAGTTCCCGTCGTCTTCGTGGACTCGGTGCCAGGGGACGGGAAAAGCGATTTTTCCTATGTCGCCACCGATAACGCGGCCGCTTCGGCGATGCTGGGGGAGCACCTCGCCTTCCATCATTACCAGCGCTGGCTCTTGGCCATCTATCCGGGCGTATGGAACAGCCGTTTCGTCCGTGAAAGCGGATTGCGCGCGGCCGCAAAGGCTTGCGGAGCGGAAATAAACGTTTTGGAATGTCCCAACGACCAGCGCGACGCGTGCAAGGCCTATGAGGATTTCCTCGCCACCAGTTCCTACCATCCCGACGTCACGATCGCGGCCAACAACCCCATCCTTCTCGGCGTGCTGAAGGCGTTGAACCACCGGAACCTCCGCGTTCCCGACGACATGCCTTTGGTCGCGTTCGATGATTTCGCCTGGTCGGACCTGCTTTCGCCGAAAATCACGCTTGTCGCAGAAGACAGCCATGGCATCGGCGCTAGGTCTGCGCAACTCTTGTTGGATCTCATCGAGTCAAGAAAGGAGGCGGAAGACAAGACCGGGGAACCGGCGCATAAGCAATCAATTCATGAATCATTTGAAGCGACCCTCAAAGTACGAGAGTCGTGCGGCTGTTCATACCACCAATCCGATGGTGCAAAGTAG
- the rplL gene encoding 50S ribosomal protein L7/L12, with amino-acid sequence MAKLSSDELLDAFKEMTLVELSDFVKKFEDEFDVEASAPAVAVAAAPVAGAGAGEEEKTEFDVVLSSFGDKKIQVIKAVKNITGKGLADAKALVDGAPTTILEKAKKDDAEKAKAEIEEAGGSVELK; translated from the coding sequence ATGGCTAAGCTCTCAAGCGATGAGCTCCTCGATGCGTTCAAGGAAATGACCCTGGTTGAACTCTCCGACTTCGTCAAGAAGTTCGAGGACGAGTTCGACGTCGAGGCTTCCGCCCCGGCCGTTGCCGTTGCTGCCGCTCCTGTCGCTGGTGCAGGCGCTGGCGAAGAAGAGAAGACCGAGTTCGACGTCGTTCTCTCCTCCTTTGGCGACAAGAAGATTCAGGTCATCAAGGCCGTCAAGAACATCACCGGCAAGGGCCTGGCTGACGCCAAGGCGCTCGTCGACGGTGCTCCTACCACCATCCTCGAGAAGGCCAAGAAGGATGACGCCGAGAAGGCCAAGGCTGAGATCGAAGAGGCCGGCGGTTCCGTCGAACTCAAGTAG
- a CDS encoding NCS2 family permease produces the protein MDRFFHLKENHTNVSTEITAGITTFFAMSYIIVVNPQVLSTTGMPWGAVFLATIIASVAGTLVMGLFANVPYAQSASMGLNAFFAYTVCAGLGFTWQETLCMTFLCGLINIVVTVTSIRKLIIACIPESLQHAIGGGIGLFVMYVGMLNVGFISFTPGDPKAAAKGGPIHATPGLSALNNPELWVFLIGLAIAIVLTLLNVRGGLLISIIAAAIIGIPFGITNMSNSMSISQTFSQLPTTFLAIFSPKGFPSLFGNLGRLPLVIVTIFAFSMSDMFDTIGTLVGTGRKTGIFSDADIKNMVNGHGFSSKMDKTLFADSIATSVGGLFGTSNVTTYVESSAGIAAGGRTGLTSVTVAVCFIISMFLSPLVSAIPSAATAGVLVVVGCMMASSLKEVDWGDLGEAIPALFASVFMALSYSISYGIAAGFIMYCLVKICKGKAKEVHPVMWIVTALFILDFALQAVL, from the coding sequence ATGGACAGGTTCTTCCATCTCAAAGAAAATCACACCAACGTATCCACTGAAATCACGGCGGGTATCACCACCTTCTTCGCGATGAGCTATATCATCGTCGTCAATCCGCAAGTCCTGAGCACCACCGGCATGCCGTGGGGCGCTGTATTCCTTGCCACCATCATCGCTTCCGTCGCCGGAACGCTGGTCATGGGACTTTTCGCCAACGTGCCTTACGCGCAGTCAGCAAGTATGGGTTTGAACGCGTTCTTTGCCTATACCGTTTGCGCCGGGCTAGGGTTCACTTGGCAGGAAACGCTGTGTATGACATTCCTGTGCGGCCTGATCAATATCGTGGTCACCGTCACCTCCATCCGCAAGCTCATCATCGCCTGCATCCCCGAATCCCTGCAGCACGCCATCGGCGGCGGCATCGGCCTGTTTGTGATGTATGTCGGCATGTTGAACGTCGGCTTCATTTCCTTTACTCCCGGCGATCCGAAAGCCGCGGCCAAGGGCGGACCGATTCACGCCACCCCGGGTCTTTCCGCGCTCAACAATCCTGAGCTGTGGGTCTTCCTCATCGGCCTGGCCATCGCCATCGTGCTTACGCTGCTCAATGTTCGCGGAGGCCTCTTGATCTCCATCATCGCCGCGGCCATTATCGGCATCCCGTTCGGCATCACCAATATGAGCAACTCGATGTCCATCAGCCAGACCTTCTCCCAGCTTCCCACCACCTTCCTCGCGATCTTCAGCCCGAAAGGCTTCCCGTCATTGTTCGGCAATCTCGGACGCCTGCCGCTGGTCATCGTCACCATCTTCGCCTTCTCGATGTCCGATATGTTCGACACCATCGGTACGCTCGTGGGCACTGGCCGCAAAACCGGCATCTTCTCCGACGCCGATATCAAGAACATGGTCAACGGCCACGGCTTCAGCTCCAAGATGGATAAAACGCTCTTCGCCGACTCCATTGCCACCTCCGTCGGCGGCCTGTTCGGCACCTCCAACGTCACCACTTACGTCGAGTCCTCGGCCGGCATCGCCGCGGGCGGGCGCACTGGCCTCACTTCGGTGACGGTAGCCGTCTGCTTCATCATCTCGATGTTCCTCTCGCCGTTGGTCTCCGCTATTCCGTCCGCTGCGACCGCTGGTGTTCTGGTCGTGGTCGGTTGCATGATGGCCTCTAGCCTGAAGGAAGTCGACTGGGGCGACCTCGGCGAAGCCATTCCGGCTCTCTTCGCCTCGGTGTTCATGGCGCTTTCCTACTCGATCTCCTACGGCATCGCCGCGGGCTTCATCATGTACTGTCTCGTCAAGATTTGCAAGGGCAAAGCCAAGGAAGTCCATCCGGTGATGTGGATTGTCACCGCCCTCTTCATCCTCGACTTCGCTCTGCAGGCCGTGCTTTGA
- a CDS encoding sugar ABC transporter ATP-binding protein: MDSKRSPLLELKDIVKSFSGVTVLDHVSLNLYDHEVLALMGENGAGKSTLMNILSGNLKMNSGGIFIDGKPVEIDTPKAASDLGIAIIHQELNVVPTMTVAQNMALGNEPKTHTGLIDKKKINDDAVQKLKVIDADIDPRAKLGDLGTGEQQMVEIAKALAQKARVLILDEPTASLSKRESEQLFTLVEGLRKRGTGLIYISHRMEEVWRLADRITVLRDGQTVMTTDMEHADQNAVVAKMVGRKVEKLYEHPVRNPGKAVLRIEDLKLPGVDEPVSFTLHAGEVVGMSGLVGAGRTEIARAIIGADPLDSGKIYLNDKEMTFKSPKQAIGHGIAYLPESRKTQSIFSVRSVEDNISISSLDKFQRFHLIEKHKLRGAVKTEMKSVNIADRLIRLPISNLSGGNQQKAIFARWMLRNSDVLLLDEPTRGVDVGAKQEIYELINAQAAKGKAILVISSDLPEVLGISDRILVVRQGMISADLPAASATEEQVMSYATGVSKAQSK, encoded by the coding sequence ATGGATTCGAAACGTTCACCACTGCTGGAGCTCAAGGATATCGTTAAGAGCTTTTCGGGTGTGACAGTTCTCGACCATGTTAGCCTAAACCTTTATGACCATGAAGTTCTGGCGCTGATGGGCGAAAATGGCGCAGGCAAATCGACATTGATGAATATTCTTTCGGGTAATCTGAAGATGAACTCCGGGGGAATATTCATCGATGGCAAGCCCGTCGAAATCGACACCCCGAAAGCCGCCTCAGATCTGGGCATCGCCATCATCCATCAGGAGCTCAACGTGGTTCCGACGATGACGGTTGCCCAGAACATGGCCTTGGGAAACGAGCCTAAAACGCATACCGGCCTGATCGACAAGAAAAAGATCAACGACGATGCGGTGCAAAAGCTCAAGGTCATCGATGCCGACATCGATCCCCGTGCCAAGCTTGGCGATTTGGGGACCGGCGAGCAGCAGATGGTCGAAATCGCCAAGGCCCTGGCGCAAAAGGCGAGGGTGCTGATCCTGGACGAGCCCACCGCTTCACTTTCGAAGCGTGAGTCCGAACAGCTGTTCACTTTGGTCGAAGGTCTTCGTAAACGCGGCACCGGCCTGATCTACATCTCCCACCGTATGGAAGAGGTCTGGCGTCTTGCGGATCGCATCACGGTTCTGCGCGATGGCCAGACGGTCATGACCACGGACATGGAGCATGCCGATCAGAACGCCGTCGTCGCCAAGATGGTTGGCCGTAAGGTCGAGAAGCTTTACGAGCACCCTGTGCGCAACCCCGGAAAGGCTGTGTTGCGCATTGAGGACCTCAAGCTTCCCGGCGTCGACGAACCGGTGTCATTCACCCTGCACGCCGGCGAAGTGGTCGGCATGTCCGGCTTGGTCGGGGCGGGCAGAACGGAAATCGCCAGAGCCATCATCGGTGCCGATCCGCTTGATTCGGGCAAGATTTATCTGAACGACAAGGAAATGACGTTCAAATCCCCGAAGCAGGCCATCGGCCATGGCATTGCCTATCTGCCGGAGAGCCGCAAAACGCAGAGCATCTTCTCGGTGCGCAGCGTCGAAGATAACATCTCGATTTCCTCGCTCGATAAGTTCCAACGTTTCCACCTGATCGAGAAGCACAAGCTTCGCGGCGCGGTGAAAACGGAAATGAAATCGGTGAACATCGCCGACCGCCTGATTCGCCTGCCTATCAGCAATCTGTCCGGCGGCAATCAGCAGAAGGCCATCTTCGCGCGCTGGATGCTTCGCAATTCGGACGTTCTGTTGCTCGACGAGCCCACCCGCGGTGTTGACGTTGGCGCCAAACAGGAGATCTATGAGCTGATCAACGCCCAGGCCGCCAAGGGGAAGGCCATTCTGGTCATCTCCTCCGACCTGCCTGAGGTGCTGGGTATCAGCGACCGGATTCTCGTCGTGAGGCAAGGCATGATTTCCGCCGATCTTCCCGCCGCTTCGGCAACGGAAGAGCAGGTCATGTCGTACGCCACGGGTGTATCGAAGGCTCAATCGAAATGA
- a CDS encoding FHA domain-containing protein encodes MSDPRTTKHWVIKVNGSTKVDVGPGENVEIGRRPLRPLSDDGHHRLEIDDDTRSMSKRHALFSVASNGGASVTDLNSTNGSYVVEKKGLRPLTPNKDFIFPDSPMRLQFGDVPVDFVRVDVDESDEVGRKITDLFDYAVSGGESADIEPDLNEMSVDDILNLRAGEPTTAFSAADVASRIEASASVSSPADDSASGNPQNPDEQAAKNADGSASKSTDESASPVVAETDKKRENPQADHTIDQISLNVVTPEPQVEEAKARDLFKDAMQGEAEVKAAQPGIAAKKTTKSATTGASAPAESQSRPSQAKPQAQQVSLPSRQSNGQNPQNASHAQQPMGSPAAMQPQANANGVNNNVNVNAGVNGSVSAGQFNPRMANAKNGSAAPGQTFGNQGAPVFVAMDENPNQGSGGGGDRPGLNLGGSQDPQNDAAGSNASRERNKFMPPITQVADTSTVSAVSAAANGAFGAEQTFKPSFEPGSVFEKVSNGEFNQPEPEVEVDGMSSQEAKQTTDFSLQFEMAKHPELLPFLAMNPSLYDDLYAWLSAVGNDDIDTALSQNSGYIEYRNKVGEGRNQ; translated from the coding sequence GTGTCTGATCCGCGAACGACAAAACATTGGGTCATCAAAGTCAATGGCTCCACGAAAGTCGATGTCGGTCCCGGCGAAAACGTTGAGATTGGCCGCAGGCCTTTGCGTCCGCTGAGCGATGACGGGCATCACCGTTTGGAGATTGACGACGATACGCGTTCCATGTCGAAGCGTCACGCGCTGTTTAGCGTCGCTTCCAATGGTGGGGCGTCGGTTACCGATCTCAATTCCACGAACGGCTCGTACGTAGTCGAGAAAAAAGGTTTGCGCCCGCTTACGCCAAATAAGGATTTCATTTTTCCGGATTCGCCGATGCGATTGCAGTTCGGCGACGTTCCCGTTGATTTTGTGCGTGTTGATGTCGATGAAAGTGATGAAGTCGGCCGCAAGATCACGGATTTGTTCGACTATGCGGTAAGCGGCGGTGAAAGTGCCGATATCGAGCCGGACCTGAACGAAATGTCCGTCGACGACATTTTGAATCTGCGCGCCGGCGAGCCGACCACGGCTTTCAGCGCCGCGGATGTGGCCAGTCGTATCGAAGCCTCGGCTTCCGTTTCCTCTCCAGCGGATGATAGTGCTAGTGGCAATCCTCAAAATCCCGATGAACAGGCGGCTAAGAACGCCGATGGCAGCGCAAGCAAGAGTACGGATGAAAGTGCGTCGCCAGTTGTCGCCGAAACTGACAAGAAACGAGAAAACCCGCAGGCCGACCATACTATTGACCAGATTTCGCTCAACGTTGTGACCCCTGAACCGCAGGTTGAGGAGGCCAAAGCGCGCGATTTGTTCAAAGACGCCATGCAGGGCGAAGCCGAAGTGAAAGCCGCTCAGCCAGGCATTGCCGCCAAGAAGACGACAAAGTCGGCAACGACTGGTGCTTCTGCCCCTGCCGAAAGTCAAAGCAGACCGTCACAAGCAAAGCCGCAGGCTCAGCAGGTGTCGTTGCCTTCTCGTCAGAGCAACGGGCAAAACCCCCAGAATGCTTCACACGCGCAACAGCCGATGGGTTCACCCGCAGCAATGCAACCGCAGGCCAATGCGAATGGCGTCAATAATAATGTCAACGTCAATGCAGGCGTCAATGGCAGCGTTTCGGCAGGTCAGTTCAATCCTCGAATGGCCAATGCTAAGAATGGTTCCGCTGCTCCTGGCCAGACTTTTGGAAATCAAGGCGCTCCAGTATTCGTCGCCATGGATGAAAATCCCAACCAAGGCAGCGGTGGCGGTGGCGACCGTCCCGGTTTGAATTTGGGCGGTTCGCAGGATCCGCAAAACGATGCGGCAGGCAGCAATGCTTCCCGGGAACGCAACAAATTCATGCCACCGATAACACAGGTCGCGGATACTTCAACGGTTTCCGCCGTTTCGGCTGCCGCTAACGGCGCGTTCGGTGCAGAGCAGACCTTCAAACCGAGTTTCGAACCCGGCTCGGTGTTTGAAAAGGTGTCGAACGGCGAATTCAACCAGCCGGAGCCCGAAGTTGAAGTGGACGGCATGAGCTCGCAGGAAGCCAAGCAAACCACGGACTTCTCTCTCCAGTTCGAAATGGCAAAGCATCCTGAACTTCTGCCGTTCCTGGCGATGAACCCTTCGTTGTATGACGATTTGTATGCGTGGCTTTCGGCGGTAGGCAACGATGACATCGACACCGCGCTTTCGCAGAATTCGGGATATATCGAGTATCGTAATAAGGTCGGGGAGGGACGTAACCAATGA
- a CDS encoding ABC transporter permease, whose translation MKVKNNSKVDFAGIWEKVGMPFVLLVLIVFMLIKAPNFGTLSNLFNVARSISINAILAAGMTFVIITAGIDLSVGSIVAVSGCVSVLATGNGMNPVLAVLVGVLVGAIAGLVNGFLIAYCNLTAFIVTLGTMTFLRGLAYTITGGLPIVNNGLSFRAIGNGYIFHIPIPFIIMIIVYILMWILLDKTRFGSHVYAVGGNPEAARLAGINVKGVLLAVYVISGICAGLAGCIFAARVVSAQPTAGTGYEMDAIAATILGGTAMAGGKGKIPGTLVGAIIFGVLTTGLVLMDVPFFTQQLIKGVVIIIAVLIDGLKQNSFSLNLFKKKPELASE comes from the coding sequence ATGAAAGTAAAAAATAATTCAAAGGTTGATTTCGCGGGAATCTGGGAGAAAGTGGGCATGCCCTTCGTTCTCCTGGTCCTGATCGTCTTCATGCTGATCAAGGCCCCGAACTTCGGCACGCTCAGCAATCTGTTCAACGTGGCCCGTTCAATTTCCATCAACGCGATCCTCGCGGCAGGCATGACGTTCGTCATCATCACCGCCGGCATCGATTTGTCCGTCGGTTCCATAGTGGCGGTCAGCGGTTGTGTCTCCGTCCTGGCCACCGGCAACGGTATGAATCCTGTGCTGGCTGTGTTGGTCGGCGTGCTCGTAGGCGCCATCGCGGGTCTCGTCAATGGATTCCTGATCGCGTACTGCAATCTGACGGCGTTCATCGTGACATTGGGTACGATGACCTTCCTCAGAGGTCTGGCCTACACGATTACCGGCGGCTTGCCGATCGTCAACAACGGTCTGTCGTTCCGCGCCATCGGAAACGGATACATTTTCCATATCCCGATTCCGTTTATCATCATGATAATCGTTTATATTTTGATGTGGATCCTGCTTGACAAGACCCGTTTCGGCTCCCACGTTTACGCTGTCGGTGGCAATCCGGAAGCGGCACGTCTGGCCGGTATCAACGTCAAAGGCGTTCTGTTGGCCGTCTATGTCATCTCCGGCATCTGCGCCGGCCTGGCAGGCTGCATCTTCGCGGCACGTGTGGTTTCCGCACAGCCCACTGCAGGCACGGGCTATGAGATGGATGCGATCGCAGCCACCATTCTTGGTGGTACCGCAATGGCGGGTGGTAAAGGAAAGATTCCTGGTACCCTTGTCGGTGCCATTATCTTTGGCGTACTCACCACCGGCTTGGTGCTTATGGATGTCCCGTTCTTCACGCAGCAGCTTATCAAGGGCGTCGTCATCATCATCGCGGTGCTGATCGATGGATTGAAGCAGAACTCGTTCTCCCTGAACCTGTTCAAGAAAAAGCCAGAGTTAGCTAGCGAGTGA
- the pstB gene encoding phosphate ABC transporter ATP-binding protein PstB has translation MGQRIDVEHLNVYYGDFLAVQDVNINIQANKVTAFIGPSGCGKSTVLRTLDRMHEITPGARVEGKVLLDGHDLYAKGVDPVAVRRDVGMVFQKANPFPTMSIRENVLAGIRLNNRHISKTDADELVEWALRGANLWNEVKDRLDKPGIGLSGGQQQRLCIARAVAVHPQVLLMDEPCSALDPISTLAVEDLINELKRDYTIVIVTHNMQQAARVADYTAFFNLKAVGKPGHLEYFADTTTMFNNPQNEEAERYISGRFG, from the coding sequence ATGGGGCAACGCATCGATGTCGAACATTTGAACGTCTACTATGGCGATTTCCTGGCCGTCCAGGACGTCAATATCAACATTCAAGCCAACAAGGTCACCGCCTTCATCGGCCCGTCCGGTTGCGGCAAATCAACGGTCCTGCGCACGCTCGACCGCATGCACGAGATCACGCCAGGCGCCCGCGTTGAAGGCAAGGTGCTGCTCGACGGCCATGACCTCTACGCCAAGGGCGTCGACCCGGTGGCCGTGCGCCGCGACGTCGGCATGGTCTTCCAGAAAGCCAACCCGTTCCCGACGATGTCTATCCGCGAGAACGTCTTGGCCGGCATCCGCCTGAACAACCGACACATCTCCAAAACCGATGCCGACGAGCTGGTGGAATGGGCTCTGCGCGGGGCGAACCTCTGGAACGAGGTCAAAGACAGGCTCGACAAGCCGGGCATCGGGCTTTCCGGTGGTCAGCAGCAGCGCCTGTGCATCGCCCGCGCCGTCGCCGTCCACCCACAGGTACTGCTGATGGACGAGCCGTGCTCCGCCCTCGACCCGATCTCCACGCTCGCCGTCGAGGATCTGATCAACGAGCTCAAGCGCGACTACACCATCGTCATCGTCACCCACAACATGCAGCAGGCCGCCCGCGTGGCCGATTATACGGCGTTCTTCAACTTGAAGGCCGTCGGCAAGCCTGGCCACCTCGAGTACTTCGCCGACACGACGACGATGTTCAACAACCCGCAAAATGAAGAGGCCGAGCGCTACATCTCCGGTCGTTTCGGCTGA
- the rplJ gene encoding 50S ribosomal protein L10, translated as MKRPEKEAVIAELTDQFRNADAVYLTEYRGLTVPQISDLREKLGRDTSYSVAKNTLARIAAKEAGYEGFDEALSGPSAITFVKGDYVEAAKVLRDFAKKNKALVIKGGFADGTMYDAEGFMKLASLESRETLLSRMAGDLKGSMSKAARTFVALPTKAVRTFDALREKQEKAA; from the coding sequence ATGAAAAGGCCCGAAAAGGAAGCGGTGATCGCCGAGCTTACGGATCAATTCCGTAACGCCGATGCGGTTTACCTTACCGAGTACCGCGGGCTTACCGTTCCGCAGATTTCCGATCTGCGCGAAAAGCTAGGCCGCGATACTTCCTACTCAGTGGCTAAGAACACGCTCGCTCGCATCGCTGCCAAAGAGGCTGGGTACGAGGGCTTCGATGAAGCACTATCCGGCCCGTCGGCAATCACCTTCGTGAAGGGTGATTACGTCGAGGCTGCGAAGGTCCTGCGTGACTTCGCCAAGAAAAACAAGGCCCTCGTCATCAAGGGTGGTTTCGCAGACGGAACCATGTACGACGCCGAAGGCTTCATGAAACTCGCGAGCCTCGAATCTCGCGAAACCCTGCTCTCCAGGATGGCAGGCGACCTCAAGGGCTCCATGTCCAAGGCCGCTCGCACGTTCGTCGCTCTGCCTACCAAGGCTGTGCGTACGTTCGACGCCCTGCGCGAAAAGCAGGAAAAGGCCGCTTGA
- a CDS encoding ABC transporter substrate-binding protein produces the protein MKIKNKLTVACAALLAATMLLAGCDNGDEDKTANSTPKEIKSIGLMVQDMSNPFFSSMQKEAKIQAKKIGAKLNVQDAQLDLANQDNQISAFIEQKVDLIIVSAVDESGLKPAIERARNAGIIVVAVDTPAKGADAIITTNGVQAGNLSCTYLSEKLGGKGNILIVDGTPIQTITDRIKGCKTALKKYPGVKVVGQQASKNDRATGLSVTTDMLTANKDVQGIFGMNDPSALGASLAVEQAGRQKQIIVTGVDGSPQAVDELKRSGSSFIGTATQNPAEMVRQAVKFGQDTAKGKKPKKTTILIPSKMVTRDNVSEYKGW, from the coding sequence ATGAAGATCAAGAATAAACTCACCGTGGCATGCGCTGCGCTTTTGGCCGCCACCATGCTGCTGGCAGGCTGCGACAACGGCGACGAAGACAAGACGGCGAATTCCACGCCCAAGGAGATCAAGAGCATTGGTCTGATGGTGCAGGATATGTCTAACCCGTTCTTCTCGTCCATGCAGAAGGAAGCCAAGATTCAGGCGAAGAAGATCGGTGCCAAGCTCAACGTCCAGGACGCCCAGCTTGATCTGGCCAACCAGGACAATCAGATTTCCGCTTTCATCGAGCAGAAAGTCGATCTGATCATCGTCTCCGCGGTCGATGAATCCGGACTGAAGCCCGCCATCGAGCGTGCCCGCAACGCCGGCATCATCGTCGTGGCCGTCGATACCCCGGCCAAGGGCGCGGACGCGATCATCACCACAAACGGCGTACAGGCAGGCAACCTTTCCTGCACCTATCTTTCCGAGAAACTCGGCGGCAAAGGCAACATCCTCATCGTCGACGGCACTCCGATTCAAACCATCACCGACCGTATCAAGGGCTGCAAGACGGCGTTGAAGAAGTATCCTGGCGTCAAGGTCGTGGGCCAGCAGGCTTCCAAGAACGATCGCGCAACAGGTCTTTCCGTCACCACTGATATGTTGACTGCAAACAAGGATGTGCAAGGCATCTTCGGTATGAACGATCCTTCGGCTCTCGGCGCTTCCCTCGCGGTTGAGCAGGCCGGCCGTCAGAAGCAGATCATCGTCACCGGCGTTGACGGCAGCCCGCAGGCTGTGGACGAGCTGAAGCGTTCCGGTTCCTCGTTCATCGGCACCGCGACGCAGAACCCCGCCGAAATGGTTCGCCAGGCGGTCAAGTTCGGCCAGGATACCGCCAAGGGCAAGAAGCCCAAGAAGACGACCATCCTCATCCCCAGCAAGATGGTCACCCGCGATAACGTCAGCGAGTACAAGGGATGGTGA
- the pstA gene encoding phosphate ABC transporter permease PstA, whose amino-acid sequence MKESDKKVVESSVAQSSEPKPATVAPVTETSNPVTAVASEAAGPTPDFSKFKPSNALLKQREWKSRIMAGVIGLAFVVAMIPLISLLWTTIARGVKRLNLNFLTFNMSGVIGGMPTPSGGHGGIEHAIIGTLEVTLGAILISVPVGLMCAIYLTEYARGSKFAKAISLLVNVMSGIPSIVAGLFAFSLFAILMGPGVSNGFEGSVALSILMIPTVVNSSVEMLRIVPDDLREASYALGVTKSRTIVKVVLRTALPGIVSGVILAIARVIGETAPLLMTAGFIVTTNWNLFSGQMTTLPVFVYQEYSKMSVTCPPNAGPGCVASIPSERSWAAALVLIAIVLVLNLIGRLVQRLFSVETK is encoded by the coding sequence ATGAAAGAAAGCGATAAGAAAGTCGTGGAATCAAGTGTTGCGCAAAGTTCTGAGCCTAAGCCTGCCACCGTTGCGCCAGTGACGGAAACTTCGAATCCTGTAACTGCCGTGGCTTCGGAAGCTGCCGGTCCAACTCCGGATTTCTCGAAATTCAAGCCTTCAAACGCTCTGCTCAAACAACGCGAATGGAAGAGCCGGATTATGGCTGGTGTCATCGGTCTTGCGTTCGTCGTTGCGATGATCCCGCTGATTTCCCTGCTCTGGACCACCATCGCCCGCGGCGTTAAGCGGCTTAACCTGAACTTCCTGACTTTCAATATGTCCGGTGTTATCGGCGGCATGCCCACGCCGAGTGGTGGCCACGGTGGCATCGAGCACGCCATCATCGGCACGCTGGAAGTCACGCTCGGCGCGATACTGATTTCGGTGCCGGTCGGTCTGATGTGCGCGATTTATCTGACCGAATATGCGCGCGGCAGCAAATTCGCCAAGGCCATCTCGCTGCTGGTCAATGTGATGAGCGGCATCCCCTCAATTGTCGCCGGTCTCTTTGCCTTCTCGCTGTTCGCGATTCTGATGGGACCGGGCGTTTCCAACGGTTTCGAAGGCTCCGTCGCGCTTTCGATCCTGATGATTCCCACCGTGGTCAATTCCAGCGTCGAAATGCTGCGCATCGTTCCCGACGACCTACGCGAGGCTTCGTACGCGCTCGGCGTCACCAAATCCCGAACCATCGTCAAAGTCGTCTTGCGCACCGCGCTTCCCGGCATCGTCTCCGGCGTCATCCTCGCCATCGCCCGCGTGATCGGCGAAACCGCGCCGCTTTTGATGACTGCCGGTTTTATTGTCACCACCAACTGGAACCTCTTCAGCGGCCAAATGACCACGCTGCCGGTGTTCGTCTATCAGGAATACAGCAAGATGTCCGTGACCTGCCCGCCGAACGCGGGTCCGGGTTGCGTCGCTTCCATCCCGTCCGAGCGTTCGTGGGCCGCAGCCCTTGTGCTCATTGCCATTGTGCTCGTCTTGAACCTCATCGGCCGGCTGGTTCAGCGCCTGTTCAGTGTGGAGACGAAATGA